The Streptococcus iniae genome contains the following window.
ATAAGCAAGATTCCTGTGTCTGATATGGTTTATCTTTACTAATTATTTTGGGATTAAACATTAGTAAATCAATAAATCCCATACTAACAATAATGATACGTTTGTTTTCTCCAATCATATTTGCAGCAAGTCCCAAGCAAGACTCTCGGTGGTAATTTAAGGTATCTTGCAAATCTTTTCCAATGAGTTTGTCTTCTTTATTGGCTTTTATTGCTTTTTTTTGCAAAAAAAGCGGATCTTTTACAATATCTCTAATCATTGTCATATCACCTCACTAATCCAATAGCTACATTATAACAAAAAAGAACTCAAAAGAGTTCTTTTCAGTTTTGTAATGCTTAAACAACTCCTTGAGCAGACATTGCCTTAGCGACTTTTAAGAATCCAGCTATATTAGACCCCATCACTAAATCTCCTTCATGCCCAAACTCTTTAGCTGCTTGAGCAGATTGTTCATAAATATCTTTCATTATATCAAACAATTTTGCATCAACTTCTTCAAATGTCCAAGCTAATCTACTACTATTTTGGGCCATTTCTAATGCTGATACGGCTACTCCACCTGCATTTGCGGCTTTAGCCGGTCCAAATAAGACACCAGCTTTTTGGAAGTTTTCTATCGCTTTAAGTGTAGATGGCATATTGGCCCCTTCTGCCACTGCAATAAGGCCATTTGCAATTAATTGTTTCGCATGCTCTTCATTAAGCTCATTTTGTGTTGCACACGGAAAGGCTAAATCAGCCTTAATCGACCAAATAGACCCCTGATCTGCAGCAATAAACTGAGCTTTTGGATGCTTTTCGAGATAAGCTGAAACACGTTCTCGCTTAACTTCTTTGATGTCTTTTAGAGTTTCCAGGTTAATGCCTTCAGAATCATAAATGTAACCAGATGAATCGGATACTGCTAGAACTTTTGCCCCTAACTCATTTAATTTTTGACTGGCATAGATAGCAACATTTCCAGATCCAGAAACAATTGCTGTTTTTCCTTGTAATTTTAAGCCTTTTGCAGCAAGCATCTCTTGGGCAAAATAAACAAGACCATAACCAGTTGCTTCTGTGCGTGCCAAAGAACCTCCGTAATCAAGTCCTTTACCCGTTAGAACACCATTTTGATAGCCTTTAAGGCGCTTATATTGGCCATACATGTAGCCAATTTCACGCCCTCCAACACCAATATCTCCAGCCGGAACATCCATATCAGGGCCGATGTACTTTTGAAGTTCCGTCATAAAACTTTGTGTGAAACGCATGACTTCTGAATCAGATTTCCCTTTGGGATTAAAATTTGAGCCACCTTTACCACCACCAATTGGTTGACCAGTCAGTGCATTTTTAAAAATTTGTTCAAATCCTAAAAACTTAACAATTGATTGGTTAACCGTCGGATGAAATCTCAGCCCCCCTTTATAGGGGCCAATTGCTGATGAAAATTGAACACGGTAACCACGATTCACTTGAACGCAACCCTTGTCATCAACCCACGGAACTCGAAATGAAACAACCCGTTCTGGTTCCACTAAGCGTTCTAAAATATTTTCTTCTATGTATTTTGGATACTTATCAAATACTGGAACAAGTGACTGGAAAACTTCCTCTACTGCTTGTAAAAATTCTGTCTCATGGGGATTATCCTGCTTTACTTTTTCAAAAACACTGTTTACATATTCTCTTCCTTTTGCCATTTCGATTCCTTTCTCTTTTACATTAATTTAAGATAGTAAATATTATAAATTTTCTGAATATTCTTGTCAAGCATTTAACACAAAAGAAATAGCATGCCTTATTAGTTCTAGGAATGCCATTTTTTAAAGGTTATTATGATTTTTTGAATTGGCTATTATAGAGGTTATAATAGAACCCTTTACCCTGTAAGAGACTCTCGTGAGTGCCTTGTTCAATGATTTGTCCATCTTTAAGCACTAAGATTTTATCTGCCTCTTGAATGGTTGATAAACGATGAGCAATAACAAAACTTGTTCTACCTTGCATAAGGCGCTTCATAGCTTTTTGAATTAATAATTCTAAGCGCGTGTCCACTGATGAGGTAGCCTCATCTAAAATCAGAATTTTTGGATCTGCTAACAGAGCCCTTGCTATTGTTAATAACTGCTTTTGTCCAAGGGAAATATTACTTGATTCCTGATTCATAACCATTTGATAACCACCTGGAAGGGTGCTAATAAAGTGGTCGACATTAGCAGTTTTTGCTGCATTAATAATATCTTCTTCACTAGCAGCTAGATTTCCAAATTGAAGATTTTCTTTAATGGTTCCCTCAAAGAGCCAAGCATCTTGTAAGACCATCCCAAATTGACTACGGTAATACTGACGAGATAAATCACGAATATCATGCCCATCAACCGTTATGACACCATGATTCACATCATAAAAACGCATCAAAAGGTTAATCAAAGTTGTCTTACCAGCACCTGTTGGACCAACAATAGCAATCATTTCTCCTGGTTTAACATCAAGGTTAAAGTCTTTAATCAACTCTCTACTGCTGTCATATGAAAAAGTAACATTTTTAAAAGACACTTGTCCTGACAATGAGCGAGGTAAAGTTACTTTAGTTTCTGAGAAATCATCCACTTCATCAAGAACAGAAAAAATACGTTCTAACGAAGATTTAGCAGATTGAATGACTGGAGCTAACTGCGTAATGGTTTGAATAGGTTGTGAAATTTGCCAAGTGTATTGCACAAAGGCTTGCATATTACCTATCGTTAATTTTCCTGCAAGAACTTGCAAACCGGCAATTAAGGCGATAAGCATATAAATGGAATCTGAAATAAAGTGAACAACTGGCATCATAATCCCAGAAATAAAGCTTGCTTTAAAACCAACGGCTTGCAAGCGATTGGTAATATCATGAAATTCAGCTTCAGATGCCTCTTCACGGCCATAAAGTTTTAAAACATTAAATCCTGAAAGTTTTTCTTGGACAAAACCATTCATTTCTCCTAAAACTTTAGCTTGCTCTTTAAAATATGGCTGTGACTTTTTCAAAATAAATTGACTGGCTAGATAAATCAAAGGAACAGCAATAACCAATACCAAGGCCAATGTAACGTTAATATAAAAAGCCATTGAAACTGCTAGAATAATAGATAAAAAGGCATTAACAATCTGTAGAAATGACTGTTGCAAAGCATTTGAAACAGTCTCCACATCCGATGTAAAACGTCCTAACATATCTCCAAATTGATGCTTGTCAAAATAAGAGACCGGGATACGGTTAATTTTTCGGCTCAAATCGTTTCTCAAATCCTTAATGCTTGACTGAACTGTTTTTGTCATGAAATAGTTGGAACCATATGAGCCAATTTCAAAGAATAAGGCACGAATAAAATAAATCACAAGAATAAGTCCAATATAAGACTTATTAATGGAAGCTCCTTCAACACCTCTTGCCATATCAATCAAATTTTTAGAAATTTCAGTGATGGCTAAACCAAGAACAAAAGGCTCAAGGGCACTCATTACTGCACTCATTACTTTAAGAAAAAGAGCTGCTAGTAAGGAAAACTTGTATTTCCTAAGGTAGCTCCAAAGACGGTTTAATAAGTGTTTTCCAGTCATTAATCAAGCTCCTTTCCTTCACTCTTTTTATTAAGTTGCGAACTTGCAATCTCACGGTAAATGGCATTATTTTTTAATAATTCTTCGTGAGTTCCACGACCAACAATTTCTCCTTCATCAAGAACAATAATGTGATCAGCATCCATAATTGTTCCAACGCGTTGCGCCACAATTAAAACAGTTGCGTTTTGAGTAACTTCTTTTAAACGTTTCCGTAATTCAGCGTCAGTTTTATAATCCAAAGCAGAAAATGAATCATCAAAAATATAAATATCTGGCTGTTTGACAACTGCCCGGGCAATTGAAAGTCTTTGCTTTTGGCCTCCTGAGAGATTGTTGCCCCCCTCAGCTAAATGGCTATCATAGCCCTCTTCACGACTTTCTATAAACTCTTTAGCTTGAGAAACGTCCGATGCTTGATCCAGTTCTGAACGACTAGCATCATTTTTGCCGTATTTGATATTTTCTTCGATGGTCCCTGTGAATAGCAGAGCTTTTTGAGGGATAAAACCAATTTTAGAACGTAAGGCTTTAAGGTTGTAATCTCTGACATCAATCCCATCAACTATGATTTTACCAAAGGTAACATCATAAAATCGAGGAATCAGGTTAACAAGTGATGACTTGCCAGACCCTGTTGATCCTATAAATGCTATGGTTTCCCCTGGTTTTGTTTTAAATGAAATGTTATTTAAGACAGGATTTTCTGTCTCTCCTGGATAAGCAAAGGTTACATTATCAAATTCCAAATAGCCCTGAGAATCACTTTTTGTAATGCCATCTTCATTTTTTGAGATAGACAATGGCATGTCAAGAACTTCATTAATTCTATGACTTGAAACAGCCATCCTTGGATACATGGTAAAAAGATTAGCAAACATTAAAAAAGAAAATAGCGCATGAAAACTGTATTCAATAAAAGCAACCAAATCCCCAATTTTAAACTGACCTTTATTAAGAGGATCTAGAGCGAACCATACAATGGCCACTATCATCGCAATGATAATTTGAACAAATAAAGGTTCTGTTAGCCCTGTTAATATAAAGAGTCGTTTTGATATACCAGAATACTCTTGATTTTGCTGATTAAAACGTTCTTCTTGGAAAGATTCTCTTGAAAAAGCTCTAATCACGCGCAAACCAGTTAAATTTTCCCTAACCAACTGATTAATTTTGTCCAAATTTTCTTGTTGCTTCTCAGAAAGTGGTTTGGTTTTAAGTGCCACATAAATAACTACAAAGACTAAAAATGGCATTGAAACTGCAACAATCCATGCTAATGAAGGACTTGTAACCAAAATCATGACAACTGAAAAAAGCATCATTAAGGGGGTTACAACACCAAGCCTCAAAGACATTTCAGCAAATTGCATTAAAACAAAAGCATCATTGGTTATCCTTGTCACTAAAGATGACACCCCTATTTTCTCATACTCCGTGTGGGAATAATCCTGTAAGCGTTGGTACATGTCATTACGCAATTCTTTTATCATGGTCGTTGTTAAACGACTTGAAGCATATGACAGAAGAAGCCGTCCTAGTACCCCTAAAAATACAATCAAAAACATGATAGCTGTCCAAAAATACAAGGCACTTTCTTGTTTTTGAACAACTCCTTGATCAATCATTTTTGCTAAGACTGTTGGCAAACCAAGGTTGACCAAAACAAAAAACAAGGCACCGACAATATCTAAGAAAAGCCATTTTTTCTTTGTTTTTAAATACGACCAAATTAAGCCCATGTGACACCTCCTTTTCCTTATATGAAAAGAAGCGCAGAGATGCACTTCTTCATTAGTAATAGTTTAACATATGGCTGATGCCTTTGTCATTTAATTCGAGATTATTTTTTGAATTCTTTAATCATCCAAACATCCATCAAGTGATGATTTTGATCATTAGATAGCGCTTGCTCAAGTCTCCTAAATCCAATAGACTGATAAAAGTAAACAGCTTCTTTCAAAAGTGATGAACTTTCTAGATACAAGGATTGATAACCAGATTCCTTAGCAGCCGACTCCACATGCATCAGTAACAGTTTTGCAATGCCTTGGCGACGATAACTAGCATCAACATAGCACTTTTGCAATTCACAAATGGAAGCATCAACAGGACCAAAACCAGCACCTGCAAGTACCTGATTATCTTCTTCGTAAACAAAATAAGCAGCATTTGACAATCCTTGATAGTACTCATATAAGTTATCTAACTGAGGATCACTATATGCAGTCCCTGGCTGATCAAGCCCAACTGCTTTCAAAGACTGGCGAATAATTCTTGCAATGACATGATTATCACTCGCTTTAATCAGACGTATCGGCATACTATTCCTCCAATTCGCTAAGATAGTCGTAACGCTCATACTTATCCAAAATAGATTGATTGATAGCATCTAATTGCCTCTGGAGTTCTGCCAACTTGCCATAATCACTGGCACATGTCAACATTTCTTCCTCCAAAAGGCCTAGGGATAATTCAAGTTCTGCCAATTCTTCTTCAATACAAGCCCACTCTTGTTTCTCTAAGTAAGACATTCTTTTTTTATTGACCACTGCAGCTGGCTGACTACTTTCAAGGTGTTGACTTTCCACTTGCTTATCTGTTACATTTTGATGCTCTTTTTGAAATGCAACTTCTTCTAAATAATCACTATAATTCCCATAGAATTCAGTAATCCCACCATCCTCAAAAGCCAATATTTTAGTTGCCACTTTATCTAAGAAATAACGGTCATGGCTTACGGTAATGACTGGACCAGCAAAACCTTGAAGAAAGTTTTCTAAAACAGTCAATGTCGCAATATCCAAATCATTGGTTGGCTCATCTAAAAGCAAAACATTTGGTTTTTCAATTAACAGTTTCAAAAGATAAAGCCGTTTTTTCTCACCGCCAGATAACTTTCCAATTAAGGAGCCATGACTTGACCTTGGAAATAAAAATTGCTCAAGAAGTTCACTAATACTAGTTGTTCCAACAGTTGTTTTAACTTCATCAGCAACCTCTTGCAAATAATTGATAACCCTTTTGTTGTCATCCATATCTCGAATTTGTTGAGAAAAATAGGCAATACGAATGGTTTCACCAACAATCACTTGCCCAGATTGTGCAACCACATCTCCAGTAATTAATTGTAAAAGTGTTGATTTACCAACACCATTATCACCAACAATACCGATACGATCCTTATTTTGAATAATCAAATCAAAATCTTTGATCAGTGGCTTTTTCTCATCATAAGAAAATCCAACTTTTTCAAAATGAATAACCTTCTTACCAATACGACTGGTTTCAAAATTAATATCTAATTCTTCTTGACTATTATCAACATGCACTTGACCTTTCAAATCATGGAAACGATTGATTCTAGCTTGTTGCTTTGTCGCTCTAGCTTGAGGTTGTCTTCTCATCCAAGCTAATTCTTGCTTATAAAGCTGCTTTTTCTTATGAAGATTTGCAGCATCTCGTTCATCTTGTTCAGCCTTTAAACGCACGTAGTCCTGATAATTCCCTTGATATTCATTTAATGATGCATTATCCAATTCAAAAATTCGTGTAGCTAATCCATCTAAAAAATACCGATCATGTGTAATAAACATTACCGTGCGTTTGCTTGACTTTAGGTAATTGGTTAACCAGGCAATGGTGTCGATATCAAGATGGTTTGTTGGTTCATCTAATAAAAGCAAATCAGACTTGCCAAGCAAGACCTGGGCTAATTGAACCCGTCTTCTTAGACCTCCAGACAATTGCCCAACTTTTTGATCTAATTGTGTAATTCCCAACTTAGATAAGACCGTCTTAACATCACTTTCAACTGACCATACATCTAATCTATCCATTTCTGACATCACTTTTTCAAGCTTTTCCTGATTAGCCTCACTGTAATCGCGTAATAAAAGTTCATAATGACGAATCAGTTTCATTTCTGGTAAATCAGCAGATAAAACAGTGTCAAGAACAGTTTCTTGATCATCAAAATCAGGATCTTGCGTCAAGTAAGAAATACGGAACTCATTAGCTTTTAAAATGGGAGAAATATCTCCATCAAAACCTAAACGTTCAGATAAAACATCCAAAAGCGTGGTTTTTCCAGTTCCATTAACACCAATAATACCAATCCTGTCAAAATCATGAACAATAAAAGAAATGTCTTTGAAAACCGTTTTATCACCAACAGACTTATTTAATTTTTCAACAATAAAATCACTCAATAGGTCAACTCCTTGATTACAAATTGTTCAATCTCAGACACTTGGTTGGCTAACATCCCATCAACAATAGCTAACTCAACTTTTTTTAAGAGTTGGCCCAACTCAGGACCTGGTGTCATCTTCATGTGTTTAATGAGATAGGAACCATTCACAACAATATCATGTTTATCATAAATAACAAGTTCATCATAAAGTTTGTCAATAACAGCAAAATCACTTGCTAATCCCTTAGCCTCAATAAGTTTTTCACTGAGGTAAGCAATACCTTTACCATATTGGTAAAGAGTTCGTTTATCTAATGCATTTTCTTGCCGTAACTGATAAACACTTAAAATAGCTTGTACTTCTTTTTGAAATTCATTGGAAGTTTTCCAAACTTTCAAAAATGCCTTGGGATTTGGGATTTCTAATTCTAGAATAAGATTGGCCCAAGCCTGTGCACTGGTTTCAAACCTAAACCATTGTGGCAGTACTTGCATTAAATGGCCTAACTTAAAGCCCTTGTGATGTAATCCTGGCAAATAATCAAAAGCTGAAGCTTCCATAAACTTTTGCAAGCCGTTTTTCCAAAAAGGAGCCATCATTAATTGATCAAATTCAATAAATGACCTCTCAACAGAAATTTTCTCTAAAAGCGGAGCATGAGTACACATTGCTTCAAAAGTCTTTTCTTCAATTGAAAAATTTAAAGTGGCAGCAAAACGAAAGCCACGCATGATACGTAAGGCATCTTCCTCAAAACGCTCCTCAGCTTTTCCAACTGCCCTTAAAAGCTTAGCATCAATATCTTCTAAACCACTAAATTTATCAATGATTTCCCCTTGATCATCAAGAGCTAAAGCGTTGACCGTAAAATCCCGTCTTTTTAAATCTTCTTCCAAAGAGCGCACAAAAGAAACCTGACTAGGACGGCGGTAATCTACATAGACATCCTCAGTCCTAAAGGTGGTGATTTCATATTCAGAATCTTCCTCTAAAACAAGTACTGTGCCATGTTCAATACCAACATCTACTGTTCTTGGAAAAATGGCTTTCGTTTCTTGTGGATAGGAACTTGTTGCAATATCAACATCGTGTATGGGACGACTTAAGAGAACATCCCTGACACTACCTCCCACAAAATATGCCTCATAGCCAGCATCTTTAATTTTTTTTATTATTGGTAAAGCCTTCTGA
Protein-coding sequences here:
- a CDS encoding peptide deformylase produces the protein MIRDIVKDPLFLQKKAIKANKEDKLIGKDLQDTLNYHRESCLGLAANMIGENKRIIIVSMGFIDLLMFNPKIISKDKPYQTQESCLSLKGSRPTQRFEEIKVSYLDSNWKEKTLTLKGLAAQICQHEMDHLEGIII
- a CDS encoding CCA tRNA nucleotidyltransferase, with amino-acid sequence MRLKELPSEFQKALPIIKKIKDAGYEAYFVGGSVRDVLLSRPIHDVDIATSSYPQETKAIFPRTVDVGIEHGTVLVLEEDSEYEITTFRTEDVYVDYRRPSQVSFVRSLEEDLKRRDFTVNALALDDQGEIIDKFSGLEDIDAKLLRAVGKAEERFEEDALRIMRGFRFAATLNFSIEEKTFEAMCTHAPLLEKISVERSFIEFDQLMMAPFWKNGLQKFMEASAFDYLPGLHHKGFKLGHLMQVLPQWFRFETSAQAWANLILELEIPNPKAFLKVWKTSNEFQKEVQAILSVYQLRQENALDKRTLYQYGKGIAYLSEKLIEAKGLASDFAVIDKLYDELVIYDKHDIVVNGSYLIKHMKMTPGPELGQLLKKVELAIVDGMLANQVSEIEQFVIKELTY
- a CDS encoding ABC transporter ATP-binding protein, with the translated sequence MGLIWSYLKTKKKWLFLDIVGALFFVLVNLGLPTVLAKMIDQGVVQKQESALYFWTAIMFLIVFLGVLGRLLLSYASSRLTTTMIKELRNDMYQRLQDYSHTEYEKIGVSSLVTRITNDAFVLMQFAEMSLRLGVVTPLMMLFSVVMILVTSPSLAWIVAVSMPFLVFVVIYVALKTKPLSEKQQENLDKINQLVRENLTGLRVIRAFSRESFQEERFNQQNQEYSGISKRLFILTGLTEPLFVQIIIAMIVAIVWFALDPLNKGQFKIGDLVAFIEYSFHALFSFLMFANLFTMYPRMAVSSHRINEVLDMPLSISKNEDGITKSDSQGYLEFDNVTFAYPGETENPVLNNISFKTKPGETIAFIGSTGSGKSSLVNLIPRFYDVTFGKIIVDGIDVRDYNLKALRSKIGFIPQKALLFTGTIEENIKYGKNDASRSELDQASDVSQAKEFIESREEGYDSHLAEGGNNLSGGQKQRLSIARAVVKQPDIYIFDDSFSALDYKTDAELRKRLKEVTQNATVLIVAQRVGTIMDADHIIVLDEGEIVGRGTHEELLKNNAIYREIASSQLNKKSEGKELD
- a CDS encoding ABC-F family ATP-binding cassette domain-containing protein, coding for MSDFIVEKLNKSVGDKTVFKDISFIVHDFDRIGIIGVNGTGKTTLLDVLSERLGFDGDISPILKANEFRISYLTQDPDFDDQETVLDTVLSADLPEMKLIRHYELLLRDYSEANQEKLEKVMSEMDRLDVWSVESDVKTVLSKLGITQLDQKVGQLSGGLRRRVQLAQVLLGKSDLLLLDEPTNHLDIDTIAWLTNYLKSSKRTVMFITHDRYFLDGLATRIFELDNASLNEYQGNYQDYVRLKAEQDERDAANLHKKKQLYKQELAWMRRQPQARATKQQARINRFHDLKGQVHVDNSQEELDINFETSRIGKKVIHFEKVGFSYDEKKPLIKDFDLIIQNKDRIGIVGDNGVGKSTLLQLITGDVVAQSGQVIVGETIRIAYFSQQIRDMDDNKRVINYLQEVADEVKTTVGTTSISELLEQFLFPRSSHGSLIGKLSGGEKKRLYLLKLLIEKPNVLLLDEPTNDLDIATLTVLENFLQGFAGPVITVSHDRYFLDKVATKILAFEDGGITEFYGNYSDYLEEVAFQKEHQNVTDKQVESQHLESSQPAAVVNKKRMSYLEKQEWACIEEELAELELSLGLLEEEMLTCASDYGKLAELQRQLDAINQSILDKYERYDYLSELEE
- the gdhA gene encoding NADP-specific glutamate dehydrogenase, which codes for MAKGREYVNSVFEKVKQDNPHETEFLQAVEEVFQSLVPVFDKYPKYIEENILERLVEPERVVSFRVPWVDDKGCVQVNRGYRVQFSSAIGPYKGGLRFHPTVNQSIVKFLGFEQIFKNALTGQPIGGGKGGSNFNPKGKSDSEVMRFTQSFMTELQKYIGPDMDVPAGDIGVGGREIGYMYGQYKRLKGYQNGVLTGKGLDYGGSLARTEATGYGLVYFAQEMLAAKGLKLQGKTAIVSGSGNVAIYASQKLNELGAKVLAVSDSSGYIYDSEGINLETLKDIKEVKRERVSAYLEKHPKAQFIAADQGSIWSIKADLAFPCATQNELNEEHAKQLIANGLIAVAEGANMPSTLKAIENFQKAGVLFGPAKAANAGGVAVSALEMAQNSSRLAWTFEEVDAKLFDIMKDIYEQSAQAAKEFGHEGDLVMGSNIAGFLKVAKAMSAQGVV
- a CDS encoding ABC transporter ATP-binding protein translates to MTGKHLLNRLWSYLRKYKFSLLAALFLKVMSAVMSALEPFVLGLAITEISKNLIDMARGVEGASINKSYIGLILVIYFIRALFFEIGSYGSNYFMTKTVQSSIKDLRNDLSRKINRIPVSYFDKHQFGDMLGRFTSDVETVSNALQQSFLQIVNAFLSIILAVSMAFYINVTLALVLVIAVPLIYLASQFILKKSQPYFKEQAKVLGEMNGFVQEKLSGFNVLKLYGREEASEAEFHDITNRLQAVGFKASFISGIMMPVVHFISDSIYMLIALIAGLQVLAGKLTIGNMQAFVQYTWQISQPIQTITQLAPVIQSAKSSLERIFSVLDEVDDFSETKVTLPRSLSGQVSFKNVTFSYDSSRELIKDFNLDVKPGEMIAIVGPTGAGKTTLINLLMRFYDVNHGVITVDGHDIRDLSRQYYRSQFGMVLQDAWLFEGTIKENLQFGNLAASEEDIINAAKTANVDHFISTLPGGYQMVMNQESSNISLGQKQLLTIARALLADPKILILDEATSSVDTRLELLIQKAMKRLMQGRTSFVIAHRLSTIQEADKILVLKDGQIIEQGTHESLLQGKGFYYNLYNSQFKKS
- a CDS encoding GNAT family N-acetyltransferase, which encodes MPIRLIKASDNHVIARIIRQSLKAVGLDQPGTAYSDPQLDNLYEYYQGLSNAAYFVYEEDNQVLAGAGFGPVDASICELQKCYVDASYRRQGIAKLLLMHVESAAKESGYQSLYLESSSLLKEAVYFYQSIGFRRLEQALSNDQNHHLMDVWMIKEFKK